The following coding sequences are from one Streptomyces sp. NBC_01485 window:
- a CDS encoding SpoIIE family protein phosphatase, whose protein sequence is MSAMTGSGAAGDDRVARRSDDPVDEAATARATVDTHGIVTAWSKGARRLLGYRSEEVVGRPAARLLAGESPATPEPRSLRTLRRWSGAVRLLHRDGHHLTVNLLAHRRKPDRQPETEPEPGAGPGPGGEDAGAGEWILVSPLGRPASSAQDDALVTWAFAGSPSATALYDTGLRLRRANADMERVIGLPEAAMQGLRVSEIVVDPEGDRTEQCMRQALETGEQQHLQQTLRMVGHDRESIWTTSLTPVRDAEGRVRGVLLSARDTTEEHVARGRLALLNDASVRIGSTLDLARTAQELADVAIPRFADFVTVDLLPAIEGGDDPPAGPPASPVMLRRVANQSVLEGCPEAVVEYGALAVYPDASPAAECLAADRPLIRKVTEPAIDKWASQVPDRADRVRRYGFHSVLAVPMRARGITLGVATFSRHRRPEPFEQDDLLLGEEITARAAVCIDNARRYTRERRTSLTLQSSLLPQRLPPQAAVDVASRYLPASTQAGVGGDWYDVIPLSGARVALVVGDVVGHGIQASATMGRLRTAVRTLADVDLPPDELLTHLDDLVIHLSAEAERAADTAGGIGATCLYAVYDPVSRRCTLARAGHPLPALKTPDGTVEFLDVPAGPPLGLGGLPFEATEVELPEGSVLALYTDGLVEARGRDIDEGLDALRATLARETSSLEDTCDTVLRTLLPERPADDVALLMARTRALDAAHVVTWDVPPDPASVAETRKNACRQLDLWGMEEAAFVTELIVSELVTNAIRYGGPPIQLRLIRDRNLICEVSDASSSAPHLRRARTFDEGGRGLLLVAQLTQSWGTRHTYTGKTIWAEQELPGSP, encoded by the coding sequence ATGAGCGCGATGACGGGTTCCGGTGCCGCCGGCGACGACCGGGTGGCGCGGCGATCGGACGACCCCGTCGACGAGGCGGCCACCGCCCGTGCCACGGTCGATACGCACGGCATCGTCACCGCGTGGAGCAAGGGAGCGCGGCGGCTGCTCGGATACCGGTCCGAGGAGGTCGTCGGCCGGCCTGCCGCGCGGCTGCTCGCCGGGGAATCGCCCGCGACGCCGGAGCCACGGTCCCTGCGAACGCTGCGGAGGTGGAGCGGGGCGGTGCGGCTCCTGCACCGGGACGGCCACCACCTCACGGTGAACCTGCTGGCACACCGCCGGAAGCCGGATCGCCAACCGGAGACGGAACCGGAGCCCGGAGCGGGACCGGGACCGGGTGGCGAGGACGCGGGGGCCGGCGAGTGGATCCTCGTCTCGCCCCTGGGCCGCCCGGCGTCGTCGGCCCAGGACGACGCGCTGGTGACGTGGGCGTTCGCCGGGTCCCCGTCCGCGACGGCGCTCTACGACACCGGCCTGCGGCTGCGCCGGGCGAACGCGGACATGGAGCGCGTGATCGGCCTGCCCGAGGCGGCGATGCAGGGGCTGCGCGTGTCGGAGATCGTGGTGGACCCGGAGGGCGACCGGACGGAACAGTGCATGCGCCAGGCGCTGGAGACCGGCGAGCAGCAGCATCTGCAGCAGACCCTGCGCATGGTCGGCCACGACCGCGAGAGCATCTGGACCACGTCGCTCACCCCCGTACGGGACGCCGAGGGAAGGGTACGGGGCGTACTCCTCTCCGCCCGCGACACGACCGAGGAGCACGTGGCCCGGGGGCGTCTGGCCCTGCTGAACGACGCGAGCGTCCGCATCGGCAGCACCCTGGACCTCGCCCGTACCGCGCAGGAACTCGCCGACGTGGCCATCCCCCGCTTCGCGGACTTCGTCACCGTCGACCTCCTCCCCGCCATCGAAGGCGGTGACGATCCGCCCGCCGGTCCGCCGGCCAGCCCCGTCATGCTGCGCCGGGTCGCCAACCAGTCCGTCCTGGAGGGCTGCCCCGAGGCCGTCGTCGAGTACGGGGCACTGGCCGTCTACCCGGACGCGTCGCCCGCGGCCGAGTGCCTGGCCGCCGACCGCCCGCTGATCCGCAAGGTGACCGAGCCCGCCATCGACAAGTGGGCGAGCCAGGTCCCGGACCGGGCCGACCGGGTGCGGCGGTACGGCTTCCACTCGGTGCTCGCCGTGCCGATGCGCGCCCGCGGCATCACCCTCGGCGTGGCCACCTTCTCCCGCCACCGGCGCCCGGAACCCTTCGAGCAGGACGACCTGCTCCTCGGCGAGGAGATCACCGCGAGGGCCGCCGTCTGCATCGACAACGCCCGCCGCTACACCCGCGAGCGCCGCACCTCCCTCACCCTGCAGAGCAGTCTGCTGCCGCAGCGGCTGCCTCCGCAGGCCGCCGTCGACGTCGCCTCCCGCTACCTGCCCGCCAGCACGCAGGCCGGCGTCGGCGGCGACTGGTACGACGTGATCCCGCTGTCCGGCGCGCGGGTCGCGCTCGTCGTCGGCGACGTCGTCGGCCACGGCATCCAGGCCTCGGCCACCATGGGACGGCTGCGCACCGCCGTACGGACCCTGGCCGACGTGGATCTCCCGCCCGACGAACTCCTGACCCACCTGGACGACCTCGTCATCCACCTGTCCGCCGAGGCCGAACGCGCGGCCGACACCGCCGGCGGCATCGGCGCCACCTGCCTGTACGCGGTCTACGACCCGGTCTCGCGGCGCTGCACACTGGCCCGGGCCGGCCACCCCCTGCCCGCGCTCAAGACCCCGGACGGGACCGTGGAGTTCCTCGACGTCCCCGCGGGCCCGCCGCTGGGGCTGGGCGGCCTGCCGTTCGAGGCCACCGAGGTCGAGTTGCCCGAGGGAAGCGTCCTCGCGCTGTACACGGACGGTCTCGTCGAGGCCCGTGGCCGCGACATCGACGAGGGCCTCGACGCCCTGCGCGCGACCCTGGCCCGGGAGACCTCGTCACTGGAGGACACCTGTGACACCGTGCTGCGGACGCTTCTCCCGGAGCGCCCCGCCGACGACGTGGCGCTGCTCATGGCCCGCACCCGAGCCCTGGACGCCGCCCATGTCGTCACCTGGGACGTGCCGCCCGACCCGGCCTCGGTCGCCGAGACACGCAAGAACGCCTGCCGCCAGCTCGACCTCTGGGGCATGGAGGAGGCCGCCTTCGTCACCGAACTGATCGTCAGCGAGCTGGTCACCAACGCCATCCGCTACGGCGGACCCCCCATCCAGCTCCGGTTGATCCGCGACCGCAACCTGATCTGCGAGGTCTCCGACGCCAGCAGCTCCGCCCCTCACCTGCGCCGGGCCCGCACGTTCGACGAAGGCGGCCGCGGACTCCTCCTGGTCGCCCAGCTCACCCAGAGCTGGGGCACCCGCCACACCTACACCGGCAAGACGATCTGGGCCGAACAGGAACTCCCCGGCTCCCCATGA
- a CDS encoding SpoIIE family protein phosphatase has translation MPDDPLTARAVVDERGMIAEWSEGACRLLGYAAARVIGRPAADLLDAEISAEISVEALRQVSALPRWNGTVQLRHQDGHRVEARLLAHHRREEGSAPDWLVLSPLPGAGASQGTEKLPTWAFYQASCCSLETYDTNLRLRQANQFSEHALNLGEADIQGFRHAELVAHPEFARVERRMAHVLETGEPEDVEVEVQVAGEIRKQAWSLSLFPIRDDDGVLRGVGLSAHDMTEQFWARKRLQLLNDAGTRIGTTLNVAHTAQELADVAVPEFADFATVDLLPDVERAEAPPPGAAMSGLTAEGSFLLRRVAQQSVLPDNAEAVLRPGDVDSYARGSPTAQCLTTGRAVLHAEFDPDSADWSVGHPGRERSVRTFGIHSVMAVPLTARGHTLGVVVFLRHQRPESFSEGDLLLAEEITARAAVSIDNARRYARERETALALQTALLPQRLPAQPAVEAAFRYLPTDTLAGVGGDWFDLIPLSGARVALVVGDVVGHGVQASAIMGRLRTAVRTLADIDLPPDELLTHLDDLVIRLSADTDAEGASWDQAAGMATGLGATCLYAVYDPVSRVCTLARAGHPVPAVVSPAGDVEFLDVPAGPPLGLGGLPFETIEVTLPEGSLLALYSDGLVESRKQDIDEGTARLRSALAGSVTSLDDLCDLVLATVPPEDPADDIALLVARTQALDPRDVATWELPADPAVVAGARKLVSEQLEAWNAQEASFATELVVSELVTNAIRHAEPPIELRLLRGRHLICEVSDTSNTAPHLRRARTYDEGGRGLLLVAQVSRGWGTRHTATGKTIWAELALDPSESP, from the coding sequence ATGCCCGACGACCCGCTCACGGCGCGTGCCGTCGTCGACGAACGCGGCATGATCGCCGAGTGGAGTGAGGGCGCTTGCCGACTGCTCGGCTACGCGGCCGCACGGGTCATCGGCAGACCGGCCGCCGACCTGCTCGACGCGGAGATCTCCGCGGAGATCTCCGTAGAGGCACTGCGTCAGGTGTCGGCCCTGCCGAGGTGGAACGGCACGGTTCAGCTGCGGCACCAGGACGGGCACCGAGTGGAAGCCCGTCTGCTCGCCCACCACCGGCGGGAGGAGGGCAGCGCACCCGACTGGCTGGTCTTGTCCCCGCTCCCAGGCGCCGGTGCTTCCCAGGGCACGGAGAAGCTGCCCACGTGGGCCTTCTACCAGGCGTCCTGCTGCTCGCTGGAGACGTACGACACGAACCTGCGCCTGAGGCAGGCCAACCAGTTCTCCGAGCACGCCCTGAACCTGGGTGAAGCGGACATACAAGGGTTTCGGCACGCCGAGCTGGTGGCCCACCCCGAGTTCGCACGGGTCGAGCGGCGCATGGCGCACGTGCTGGAGACCGGTGAACCGGAGGACGTGGAGGTCGAGGTACAGGTCGCCGGGGAGATCCGCAAGCAGGCCTGGTCCCTCTCGCTGTTCCCGATACGGGACGACGACGGCGTACTGCGCGGCGTGGGGCTGTCGGCCCACGACATGACCGAACAATTCTGGGCGCGCAAACGGCTCCAACTTCTGAACGATGCCGGCACCCGCATCGGGACCACGTTGAACGTCGCCCACACCGCCCAGGAACTGGCCGACGTGGCCGTCCCTGAGTTCGCCGACTTCGCCACCGTCGATCTTCTTCCGGACGTCGAGCGCGCGGAAGCGCCGCCACCGGGAGCGGCGATGTCCGGGCTGACCGCGGAAGGCTCGTTCCTGCTGCGCCGGGTGGCCCAGCAGTCCGTGCTTCCAGACAACGCCGAGGCGGTGCTGCGCCCCGGCGACGTGGACAGCTACGCCAGGGGCTCCCCCACGGCGCAATGCCTGACCACCGGCCGGGCCGTGCTCCATGCCGAATTCGACCCGGACTCCGCCGACTGGTCGGTGGGGCATCCCGGACGGGAGCGGTCGGTCCGCACCTTCGGCATCCACTCCGTCATGGCCGTGCCGCTGACGGCCCGGGGCCACACCCTGGGCGTTGTCGTCTTCCTGCGCCACCAACGCCCGGAGTCCTTCAGCGAGGGCGATCTGCTACTCGCTGAGGAGATCACCGCCCGGGCCGCGGTCTCCATCGACAACGCGCGCCGTTACGCCCGCGAGCGGGAGACCGCACTGGCGCTGCAGACGGCCCTGCTCCCTCAGCGGCTGCCCGCTCAGCCCGCGGTGGAGGCGGCCTTCCGGTACCTGCCGACGGACACACTGGCAGGGGTGGGCGGGGACTGGTTCGACCTGATCCCGCTGTCCGGCGCCCGGGTCGCTCTGGTCGTCGGCGACGTGGTCGGGCACGGCGTCCAGGCGTCGGCGATCATGGGGCGGCTGCGGACCGCCGTCCGGACCCTCGCCGACATCGACCTTCCCCCCGACGAACTGCTCACCCATCTCGACGACCTGGTCATCCGGCTCTCGGCGGACACGGACGCCGAGGGGGCCTCGTGGGACCAGGCCGCCGGGATGGCCACCGGCCTCGGCGCCACCTGCCTGTACGCGGTCTACGACCCGGTCTCCCGTGTCTGCACGCTGGCCCGCGCGGGCCACCCGGTCCCCGCAGTGGTCAGCCCGGCGGGCGACGTGGAGTTCCTGGACGTACCCGCCGGTCCCCCGTTGGGGCTGGGCGGGCTGCCCTTCGAAACCATCGAGGTCACCCTCCCCGAGGGAAGCCTGCTCGCTCTCTACAGCGACGGGCTGGTCGAGTCCCGCAAGCAGGACATCGACGAGGGGACCGCGCGTCTGCGCAGCGCCCTCGCCGGTTCCGTGACGTCCCTGGACGATCTGTGCGACCTCGTGCTCGCCACCGTGCCCCCCGAGGACCCCGCCGACGACATCGCCCTGCTCGTCGCCCGCACCCAGGCGCTCGACCCCCGGGACGTCGCCACCTGGGAGCTGCCGGCCGATCCCGCCGTGGTGGCCGGGGCGCGCAAACTCGTCAGCGAGCAACTCGAGGCGTGGAACGCGCAGGAGGCGTCCTTCGCCACCGAACTGGTGGTGAGTGAGCTGGTCACCAATGCGATCCGGCACGCCGAACCGCCCATCGAGCTGCGTCTGCTCCGGGGCCGCCACCTCATTTGCGAGGTCTCGGACACCAGCAACACAGCGCCCCACCTGCGGCGTGCCCGTACCTACGACGAGGGCGGTCGCGGCCTGCTGCTCGTGGCACAGGTCAGCCGCGGATGGGGCACACGCCACACCGCCACCGGCAAGACCATCTGGGCGGAGCTGGCCTTGGACCCGTCCGAGTCCCCGTAG
- a CDS encoding DUF6243 family protein yields the protein MTVSKNINNPVGMGGGQRKKLSRAERQNHGPHRNLDRQGAADQKAELVRKMREKAGAAEGAGQAGDDTAQS from the coding sequence GTGACCGTGAGCAAGAACATCAACAACCCCGTGGGCATGGGCGGCGGCCAGCGCAAGAAGCTGTCCCGCGCCGAACGGCAGAACCACGGTCCGCACCGCAACCTCGACCGCCAGGGTGCGGCCGACCAGAAGGCGGAGCTGGTGCGCAAGATGCGCGAGAAGGCAGGCGCAGCTGAGGGCGCCGGGCAGGCGGGCGACGACACCGCACAGAGCTGA
- the rox gene encoding rifampin monooxygenase, with the protein MIDVIVVGGGPTGLMLAGELRLHGVHVVVLERLTEPTEQSRGRGLHARSVELMDQRGLLDRFLAVSDKFQAGGLFGGIIKPWPDRLDTAHPYGLAASQPATERLLNERALELGAEIRRGCEVVGVSQGDDRVTVELADGTRLRSRYVVGCDGGRSTVRKALGVGFPGEPSKVETLLGDMEATEDPATIAAAVEEVRKTQLRFGAIPDVDGHKGVYRIGVPAEGVAEDRASAPTLDEFKQQLRAFAGTDFGVHSPRWLSRFGDATRQAERYRVGRVLLAGDAAHIHPPTGGQGLNLGVQDAFNLGWKLAATVKGWAPEGLLDSYHAERHPVGAAVLDNTRAQMTLLGTDPGATALRELFSRLMDFEEVNRYVTGIITAVGVRYDFGEGHELLGRRLRDVKLKQGRLYELTHDGRGLLLDQTGRLSVAGWADRVDHVVGVSEELDVPAVLLRPDGHVAWAGEDQQELLSRLPQWFGPAAG; encoded by the coding sequence ATGATTGACGTGATCGTGGTCGGCGGTGGACCGACCGGTCTGATGCTGGCCGGCGAGTTGCGGCTGCACGGTGTGCACGTGGTCGTGCTGGAGAGGTTGACCGAGCCGACCGAGCAGTCCCGCGGCCGCGGCCTGCACGCGCGCAGCGTCGAGCTGATGGACCAGCGCGGCCTGCTGGACCGGTTCCTCGCGGTCAGTGACAAGTTCCAGGCCGGCGGTCTCTTCGGCGGCATCATCAAGCCGTGGCCGGACCGGTTGGACACGGCGCACCCGTACGGCCTCGCCGCCTCGCAGCCGGCCACCGAGCGGCTGCTCAACGAGCGCGCCCTCGAACTCGGTGCCGAGATCCGGCGCGGCTGCGAAGTGGTCGGGGTGAGTCAGGGCGACGACAGGGTGACCGTCGAACTGGCGGACGGCACGCGTCTGCGCTCGCGCTACGTCGTCGGGTGCGACGGCGGCCGCAGTACGGTGCGCAAGGCGCTCGGTGTCGGGTTCCCCGGTGAGCCCTCCAAGGTCGAGACGCTGCTGGGCGACATGGAGGCGACCGAGGATCCGGCGACGATCGCCGCCGCCGTCGAGGAGGTCCGCAAGACCCAGCTGCGGTTCGGCGCCATCCCGGACGTGGACGGGCACAAGGGGGTGTACCGCATCGGCGTACCCGCGGAGGGCGTGGCCGAGGACCGTGCGAGCGCACCGACCCTCGACGAGTTCAAGCAGCAGCTACGGGCCTTCGCTGGCACCGACTTCGGCGTGCACTCGCCGCGCTGGCTGTCCCGGTTCGGCGACGCCACCCGGCAGGCCGAGCGCTACCGGGTCGGCCGGGTGCTGCTGGCCGGCGACGCGGCGCACATCCATCCGCCGACCGGCGGGCAGGGGCTCAACCTCGGTGTGCAGGACGCGTTCAACCTTGGCTGGAAGCTGGCCGCCACCGTCAAGGGCTGGGCGCCGGAAGGGCTGTTGGACAGTTACCACGCCGAACGGCACCCGGTGGGCGCGGCCGTCCTGGACAACACCCGTGCGCAGATGACCCTGTTGGGGACCGATCCGGGGGCGACCGCGCTGCGGGAACTGTTCTCGAGGCTGATGGACTTCGAGGAGGTGAACCGGTACGTGACCGGGATCATCACGGCGGTCGGGGTCCGTTACGACTTCGGCGAGGGCCACGAACTGCTGGGCCGCCGGCTGCGGGACGTGAAGCTGAAACAGGGTCGCCTCTACGAGTTGACGCACGACGGCCGCGGCCTGTTGCTCGACCAGACCGGCCGGCTCTCGGTGGCGGGTTGGGCGGACCGGGTCGACCACGTCGTCGGCGTCAGCGAGGAACTGGACGTGCCCGCCGTGCTGTTGCGGCCGGACGGCCACGTGGCCTGGGCCGGTGAGGACCAGCAGGAGCTGCTCAGCCGGCTGCCCCAGTGGTTCGGCCCTGCCGCCGGCTGA
- a CDS encoding LacI family DNA-binding transcriptional regulator, whose translation MAGRVTIAQVAEEAGVSAMTVSNVVNGKPGASEETRRRVMEVAGRLGYRPNVSARNLKAGRSGLIGLIALDLTSQYGLEILRGVADELAGAEQELLVNASYHDAVREKDRLEFLGRGLVDGVLMIAPVLEDETVVLLRRQNLPCVIIDPRRLDVPLPRLSVDNYQGMRQGTQHLIDLGHTRIAYLRGEEDLESTSIRFQGFEDAMRLAGLKVDELLVASCDFSYASGFRAASRLITDHRPTAIVAGADLMALGAIDAARACGLTVPADFSVVGFDDLPQAAQSFPGLTTVRQPLHDMGQKAARALLSLIDGQRLLMDHMEVGTQLVVRNSTAPPPGDSAA comes from the coding sequence GTGGCAGGGCGGGTGACCATCGCGCAGGTGGCCGAGGAGGCCGGCGTCTCCGCGATGACCGTGTCCAACGTCGTGAACGGCAAGCCGGGGGCCTCCGAGGAGACGCGGCGCAGGGTCATGGAGGTGGCCGGGCGGCTCGGGTACCGGCCGAACGTCTCGGCCCGCAACCTCAAGGCCGGCCGCAGCGGGCTCATCGGGCTCATCGCACTGGACCTGACCAGTCAGTACGGGCTGGAGATCCTCCGCGGCGTCGCCGACGAGCTGGCCGGCGCCGAACAAGAACTGCTGGTCAACGCCTCGTACCACGACGCGGTGCGGGAGAAGGACCGGCTCGAGTTCCTGGGCCGCGGCCTCGTCGACGGTGTACTCATGATCGCGCCCGTCCTGGAGGACGAGACGGTCGTGCTGCTGCGTCGCCAGAATCTCCCCTGCGTGATCATCGACCCCCGGCGCCTGGACGTGCCACTGCCCCGGCTGAGCGTCGACAACTACCAGGGGATGCGCCAGGGCACGCAGCACCTGATCGACCTGGGGCACACCCGGATCGCCTACCTGCGCGGCGAGGAGGACCTCGAGAGCACGTCGATCCGCTTCCAGGGCTTCGAGGACGCGATGCGGCTCGCCGGGCTGAAGGTCGACGAGCTGCTGGTCGCCTCGTGCGACTTCTCCTACGCCAGCGGCTTCCGGGCCGCCTCTCGCCTCATCACCGATCACCGTCCGACGGCGATCGTCGCGGGCGCGGATCTGATGGCGCTCGGCGCCATAGACGCCGCGCGGGCGTGCGGCCTCACCGTGCCCGCCGACTTCTCGGTCGTCGGCTTCGACGACCTCCCGCAGGCGGCGCAGAGCTTTCCCGGACTGACCACCGTGCGTCAGCCGCTGCACGACATGGGCCAGAAGGCGGCGCGCGCGCTGCTGTCCCTCATCGACGGGCAGCGGCTGCTCATGGATCACATGGAGGTGGGCACCCAACTCGTGGTGCGCAACTCGACCGCGCCACCGCCCGGCGACAGCGCGGCCTGA
- a CDS encoding aldehyde dehydrogenase family protein — translation MPATSAETWPDAARWTGKIYSGGWRQPEGGTQPVYEPATGARLAEVGVASPGDVARAGASAARAQRDWAAVTPAERAEVLLRAARELRENSGAIREWIVRESGGVPAKGDYEIAAGLSQLAQAAGMASLPLGEILSPSVPGQASYAWRVPLGVVGVINPWNAPLLFAMRVLAPALVLGNAVLLKPDPRTPVSGGVVVARLFEDAGLPEGLLHVLPGGTGTGEAVVADRHVAMVSFTGSARAGRAVARAAGDGLKRVSLELGGKNSIVVLDDADVDAAAAAGAMSTFGYQGQACVAAGRHLVHVGLVESYTEALIGHAKALRLGDPRERGVDLGPVISERQAARIERIVDESVAAGARVLAGGRRDGLFYPPTVLDHVARTMPAFSEEIFGPVAPVIAFRTDTEAVEIANDTEYGLTAAVHSRSLPRATALAGELRTGMVHINDVTAKDAANAPFGGMGASGNGSRIGGTANLEQFTQWRWTTMPEKA, via the coding sequence ATGCCTGCCACCAGCGCGGAGACGTGGCCGGACGCGGCCCGGTGGACCGGGAAGATCTACAGCGGCGGCTGGCGGCAGCCCGAGGGTGGAACCCAGCCGGTGTACGAGCCCGCCACGGGAGCGCGGCTGGCGGAGGTGGGCGTGGCGTCGCCCGGGGATGTGGCCCGGGCCGGTGCTTCGGCCGCCCGCGCCCAGCGGGACTGGGCCGCGGTGACACCTGCGGAGCGCGCCGAGGTCCTGCTCCGCGCCGCCCGGGAGCTGCGCGAGAACAGCGGTGCGATCCGCGAGTGGATCGTCAGGGAGTCCGGCGGCGTCCCGGCGAAGGGCGACTACGAGATCGCGGCCGGACTCAGCCAGCTCGCGCAGGCCGCCGGGATGGCGTCGCTGCCCCTCGGTGAGATCCTCAGCCCGTCGGTACCCGGCCAGGCCAGCTACGCGTGGCGGGTGCCGCTGGGGGTGGTCGGTGTCATCAACCCCTGGAACGCGCCCCTGCTGTTCGCCATGCGTGTGCTCGCGCCCGCCCTCGTGCTGGGCAACGCCGTCCTGCTCAAACCCGATCCGCGCACACCGGTGTCCGGTGGCGTCGTCGTGGCGCGGCTTTTCGAGGACGCGGGACTGCCCGAGGGGCTGCTCCATGTCCTGCCCGGAGGCACCGGCACCGGTGAGGCCGTCGTGGCCGATCGGCATGTCGCCATGGTCTCGTTCACCGGCTCCGCCCGGGCCGGGCGGGCAGTCGCCCGCGCCGCCGGCGACGGGCTCAAGCGGGTCTCCCTGGAACTGGGCGGCAAGAACTCCATCGTCGTACTGGACGACGCTGACGTCGACGCCGCCGCGGCAGCCGGCGCGATGAGCACCTTCGGCTATCAGGGGCAGGCATGCGTCGCCGCCGGACGCCATCTGGTGCACGTCGGCCTCGTGGAGTCGTACACCGAGGCGCTGATCGGGCACGCCAAGGCGCTGCGGCTCGGCGACCCCCGCGAGCGCGGTGTGGACCTCGGCCCGGTGATCAGCGAGCGCCAGGCCGCCAGGATCGAGCGGATCGTGGACGAGAGCGTGGCCGCCGGCGCGCGGGTGCTGGCCGGCGGCCGCCGTGACGGACTGTTCTACCCGCCCACCGTCCTGGACCATGTCGCGCGCACCATGCCCGCCTTCAGCGAGGAGATCTTCGGGCCGGTCGCCCCCGTCATCGCCTTCCGCACCGACACCGAGGCCGTCGAGATCGCCAACGACACCGAGTACGGCCTGACGGCGGCCGTCCACTCCCGTTCGCTGCCGAGAGCCACCGCCCTCGCCGGAGAGTTGCGTACGGGCATGGTGCACATCAACGACGTGACCGCCAAGGACGCCGCGAACGCGCCCTTCGGCGGAATGGGAGCGTCGGGCAACGGCTCCCGCATCGGCGGCACCGCCAACCTGGAACAGTTCACCCAGTGGCGCTGGACGACGATGCCCGAGAAGGCCTGA
- a CDS encoding RICIN domain-containing protein — MTRSTPRPGRERRGRFLSLWAVLLTVLVGSVMGTVAIAPPVHAATAFTSTAVSQNGGNCLDVPGSSTADGIQLIQWSCHGEANQTFTFTPVGGTTDQYGIGTSAAGRCVDVNGASSADNATIVQRTCGSGASQKFRLVPVTVSGTNNVFSVQAVHSGKCVAPSGDSSAENTGLVQLPCTNAMSRTWRLPNFAGSGGGPTTPPTTPPAKTVRVYWLKPSDVAFDQRYPDGIANVMREAQRYYRQELGKTFTLNSPVVEVVNGDHPRSWYENTPNGGDRYWWTVTNMQNELTRKFGLNNPDSRWLNVGEISAEGEGAGGGANTGWVILSGHDADGAAGTSGEPMNRWYGGMVHELGHSFGLPDSSSTDGTPMSASFYDYPNTHFSQSQKNQILNGPYGGFLS, encoded by the coding sequence GTGACCCGCTCAACTCCTCGTCCCGGGCGGGAGCGCAGAGGTCGGTTCCTGTCCCTCTGGGCGGTCCTGCTCACCGTGCTGGTCGGTTCGGTCATGGGCACCGTCGCGATCGCGCCGCCCGTCCACGCCGCGACGGCGTTCACCTCCACCGCGGTCAGCCAGAACGGCGGCAACTGCCTGGACGTGCCGGGCAGTTCCACCGCCGACGGCATCCAGCTCATCCAATGGTCCTGCCACGGCGAGGCCAACCAGACGTTCACCTTCACCCCGGTCGGCGGGACCACCGACCAGTACGGCATCGGCACTTCGGCCGCCGGAAGATGCGTGGACGTCAACGGAGCGTCCAGCGCCGACAACGCCACGATCGTCCAGCGGACCTGCGGCTCCGGAGCCAGCCAGAAGTTCCGCCTCGTACCCGTGACGGTCAGCGGAACGAACAACGTCTTCAGCGTGCAGGCCGTTCACTCCGGCAAATGCGTCGCTCCGTCGGGCGACTCCTCGGCCGAGAACACCGGCCTCGTCCAGTTGCCCTGCACCAACGCGATGTCGCGGACCTGGCGGCTGCCCAACTTCGCCGGCAGCGGCGGCGGCCCGACCACGCCACCGACCACTCCCCCGGCGAAGACCGTCCGGGTGTACTGGCTGAAGCCCTCCGACGTCGCGTTCGACCAGCGGTACCCCGACGGCATCGCCAACGTGATGCGGGAAGCACAGCGCTACTACCGGCAGGAACTCGGCAAGACCTTCACGCTGAACAGCCCCGTGGTCGAGGTCGTCAACGGTGACCACCCCCGGAGCTGGTACGAGAACACGCCCAACGGCGGTGACCGTTACTGGTGGACCGTCACGAACATGCAGAACGAACTCACCAGGAAATTCGGCCTGAACAACCCCGACAGCCGCTGGCTCAACGTCGGCGAGATCAGCGCCGAGGGAGAGGGCGCGGGCGGGGGCGCCAACACCGGCTGGGTCATCCTGAGCGGACACGACGCCGACGGCGCCGCAGGCACCAGCGGAGAGCCGATGAACCGCTGGTACGGCGGAATGGTGCACGAACTCGGCCACTCCTTCGGCCTGCCGGACTCGTCCTCGACCGACGGCACACCGATGTCCGCGTCCTTCTACGACTACCCCAACACCCACTTCAGCCAGAGCCAGAAGAACCAGATCCTCAACGGCCCCTACGGGGGCTTCCTGTCCTGA